A genomic window from Halorubrum lacusprofundi ATCC 49239 includes:
- a CDS encoding bacteriorhodopsin has product MLVDTSVWAWLGVLAMGAGTILPLWAWFSRSSETGESHAVYYLTLAGVTGVAALAYFAMALDVGTVSVSAGDLEVVRYVDWLVTTPLLILYLGLLARPSRRVLVGLIGVDVVIIAGGIVAAATTGTVSWVAFGVAGVAYLGLVYGLLVSLPRSASAEGDRIRAVFGTLRNITVVLWTLYPVVWLLAPTGFGLLTPTTEMLVFVYLDIVSKVGFVVVAVMGADALNRLDDDREFVATDPAVAPDAEEHTTVLGDD; this is encoded by the coding sequence ATGCTCGTCGACACCTCCGTCTGGGCGTGGCTCGGCGTGCTCGCTATGGGCGCTGGCACGATCCTCCCGCTGTGGGCGTGGTTCTCCCGGTCTTCGGAGACCGGGGAGTCACACGCCGTCTACTATCTGACGCTCGCCGGGGTCACCGGCGTCGCGGCGCTCGCGTACTTCGCGATGGCGCTCGATGTCGGCACGGTGTCGGTGTCGGCCGGTGACCTCGAAGTCGTTCGGTACGTCGATTGGCTCGTGACGACACCGCTTTTGATCCTTTACCTCGGGCTGCTCGCCCGGCCGTCCCGACGCGTGCTCGTCGGGCTGATCGGGGTCGACGTGGTGATCATCGCCGGCGGTATCGTCGCCGCTGCCACCACCGGAACGGTTTCGTGGGTCGCCTTCGGCGTCGCCGGAGTCGCGTACCTCGGACTTGTCTACGGGCTCCTCGTCTCGCTCCCGCGGTCGGCCTCGGCGGAGGGGGACCGGATCCGCGCCGTCTTCGGTACGCTCCGGAACATCACGGTGGTGTTGTGGACGCTGTACCCGGTCGTGTGGCTGCTCGCGCCCACCGGGTTCGGCCTGCTGACGCCGACGACGGAGATGCTCGTGTTCGTCTACCTCGATATCGTCTCGAAGGTCGGCTTCGTCGTCGTCGCGGTTATGGGCGCGGACGCGCTCAACCGCCTCGATGACGACCGCGAATTTGTCGCCACCGACCCCGCTGTTGCCCCCGACGCCGAGGAGCACACGACCGTCCTCGGCGACGACTGA
- a CDS encoding Lrp/AsnC family transcriptional regulator, with amino-acid sequence MSLDADWRADIDAVDAALIDEYQSGFPVESRPFERVARDITAETGVDIDADAVLDRVRDLRERGVFRRFGAVLNPPVIGSSTLAAVRAPEDRFNEVAEVINGYQQVNHNYRRDHEWNQWFVVTAGSRETRDAILAEIEERTGCEVLALPMLTDYYIDLEFPVVNGDRFARESGEARSASDSASGERSDPRASDHTDVSATRISENARGDLTPLEGDLLLAIQDGFPLSSTPYADVASEIDAPIEDVLAAVEQLLADGCIKRIGCVVNHVVTGFTNNCMVVWDVPDDELDERGEAVGSLPYVTLCYHRPRRPEQEWEYNLFTMIHGREAEAVDAKIDELAADHLPFTHERLYSTETLKQTGARYEDLVADGE; translated from the coding sequence ATGAGTCTGGACGCCGACTGGCGGGCCGACATCGACGCCGTCGACGCGGCCCTCATCGACGAGTACCAGAGCGGCTTCCCCGTCGAATCACGTCCGTTCGAGCGGGTCGCCCGCGATATCACGGCCGAGACGGGCGTCGACATCGACGCCGACGCGGTTCTCGACCGCGTCCGCGATCTCCGAGAGCGCGGCGTGTTCCGGCGGTTCGGAGCGGTGCTCAATCCTCCAGTCATTGGTTCCTCGACGCTCGCGGCGGTGCGCGCGCCGGAGGATCGATTTAACGAGGTCGCCGAGGTCATCAACGGCTACCAGCAGGTGAACCACAACTACCGGCGCGACCACGAGTGGAACCAGTGGTTCGTCGTCACCGCGGGCTCCCGCGAGACCCGCGACGCGATCCTCGCAGAGATCGAGGAGCGGACCGGCTGTGAGGTGCTGGCCCTCCCGATGCTCACCGACTACTACATCGATCTGGAGTTTCCCGTCGTCAACGGGGACCGGTTCGCGCGGGAGTCGGGCGAGGCGCGAAGCGCCTCGGACTCCGCGAGCGGGGAGCGAAGCGACCCGCGAGCGTCGGACCACACAGACGTCTCCGCCACCCGAATCTCCGAGAACGCCCGCGGCGATCTCACGCCCCTCGAAGGCGATCTCCTCTTGGCGATTCAGGACGGCTTCCCCCTGTCTTCGACCCCCTACGCCGACGTGGCGAGCGAGATCGACGCCCCCATCGAGGACGTGCTCGCAGCGGTCGAGCAACTCCTCGCGGACGGCTGCATCAAGCGGATCGGCTGCGTCGTCAACCACGTCGTCACCGGGTTCACGAACAACTGCATGGTGGTCTGGGACGTACCCGACGACGAGCTCGACGAGCGCGGCGAGGCGGTCGGGAGCCTCCCGTACGTCACGCTGTGTTACCACCGGCCGCGTCGCCCGGAGCAGGAGTGGGAGTACAACCTGTTCACCATGATCCACGGCCGCGAGGCCGAGGCGGTCGACGCGAAGATCGACGAGCTGGCGGCCGACCACCTCCCCTTCACCCACGAGCGGCTCTACTCGACGGAGACGCTGAAACAGACCGGTGCGCGGTACGAGGATCTCGTCGCGGACGGGGAGTAA
- a CDS encoding DUF7317 family protein — protein MTSKSVATALTLYRARTLTLEQAATVGGCSTAQLEESARAFAPTPGETPADD, from the coding sequence ATGACGTCCAAATCCGTCGCCACCGCACTCACGCTGTACCGCGCCCGCACACTGACCCTCGAACAGGCCGCCACCGTCGGCGGCTGCTCGACGGCACAGCTCGAGGAGAGCGCCCGGGCGTTCGCGCCGACGCCGGGTGAGACGCCTGCTGACGACTGA
- a CDS encoding anthranilate phosphoribosyltransferase, giving the protein MAQATQEFGDWPLKRLMTDVCGSGHKSADDLTRAQATEAFERILADEPDPTTLGAFWLANRWKRNTAEELGAYVDVMCERVEYAEPDADPVDCGANYDGKGRSAILGVAAGVVAAAAGTPVVVHSGDRVPTQKQDAYKHVLDELGVHTELTPSDSADMVDETGFGFYYQPAFNPAIDDLFDRRDQMGVRTFVNTIETLANPAGASVHLGSFYHLAFAKKVVDTFVESEFHDLDRVLMFQGMEGYDDVRPGYTKVAEWDAAGGDGDEAGDAGSEGASFDDFEIETAKYGMDLEEEDLAVDDVAVESAEITEAVLTGERDGPFADAVAVNAALRIYAREDADSIEDGLDAARAVIDDGSAHDVLEALRDF; this is encoded by the coding sequence ATGGCTCAGGCGACTCAGGAGTTCGGCGACTGGCCCCTCAAACGGCTGATGACCGATGTCTGCGGCTCCGGCCACAAGTCGGCCGACGACCTGACGCGCGCGCAGGCGACCGAGGCGTTCGAGCGCATCCTCGCGGACGAGCCCGACCCGACCACGCTCGGGGCGTTCTGGCTCGCGAACCGCTGGAAGCGGAACACGGCCGAGGAACTCGGCGCGTACGTCGACGTGATGTGCGAGCGCGTCGAATACGCCGAACCCGACGCCGACCCCGTCGACTGCGGCGCCAACTACGACGGCAAGGGACGCTCCGCGATCCTCGGCGTCGCGGCCGGCGTCGTCGCGGCCGCCGCGGGCACCCCTGTCGTCGTCCATTCGGGCGACCGGGTCCCCACCCAGAAGCAGGACGCGTACAAGCACGTCCTCGACGAGCTGGGCGTCCACACCGAGCTGACGCCTTCGGACTCCGCCGACATGGTCGACGAGACCGGCTTCGGCTTCTACTACCAGCCCGCGTTCAACCCCGCCATCGACGACCTGTTCGACCGCCGCGACCAGATGGGGGTCCGGACGTTCGTCAACACGATCGAGACGCTGGCGAACCCCGCCGGGGCGTCGGTCCACCTCGGCTCCTTCTACCACCTCGCGTTCGCGAAGAAGGTGGTCGACACGTTCGTAGAAAGCGAGTTCCACGACCTCGACCGCGTCCTGATGTTCCAGGGGATGGAGGGGTACGACGACGTGCGCCCCGGCTACACCAAGGTCGCCGAGTGGGACGCGGCGGGCGGCGACGGGGACGAAGCGGGAGACGCCGGCAGCGAGGGCGCGTCCTTCGACGACTTCGAGATCGAGACCGCCAAGTACGGGATGGACCTCGAAGAGGAGGACCTCGCGGTCGACGACGTCGCGGTCGAGTCGGCAGAAATCACCGAGGCGGTGCTGACCGGCGAGCGCGACGGGCCCTTCGCCGACGCGGTCGCGGTCAACGCTGCGCTCCGTATCTACGCCCGCGAAGACGCCGACTCGATCGAGGACGGCCTCGACGCGGCCCGAGCAGTTATCGACGACGGCTCCGCACACGACGTTCTCGAAGCGCTTCGCGACTTCTGA
- a CDS encoding DUF7563 family protein, whose translation MPTCEHCEAHVSDRFARVFSDARGRIHACPNCSANAGIAEVAKERAQNA comes from the coding sequence ATGCCCACGTGTGAACACTGCGAGGCGCACGTCTCCGACCGATTCGCCCGGGTGTTCTCGGACGCTCGCGGCCGGATACACGCGTGTCCGAACTGCTCGGCGAACGCCGGGATCGCCGAGGTCGCAAAAGAACGGGCACAAAACGCCTGA
- a CDS encoding NAD+ synthase — protein sequence MSRTSDQSVLLSDDPPLDLRLSEEELENARERIVSFIADLVDDAGSEGAVLGLSGGIDSTLTAHLAVEALGEDGLHGITMPAEVNDPDVMSDAERVAHDLGIEYDVVEIQPIAESVFDAFPEAADDRMAAGNVYVRTRAVLNYFVANAENRIVLGTGNRAEAMTGYFTKYGDQAVDCNPIGNLYKQQVRQLAAHVGVPRDLVMQEPTAGMWEGQTDAAEMGLDYDTVDAILAVHVDGGLSRAATVRELDVPEEAVDRVVELVERSAHKRSMPPAPER from the coding sequence ATGAGCCGGACCTCGGACCAGTCGGTGTTGCTGTCGGACGACCCCCCGCTCGATCTCCGCCTCTCGGAGGAGGAGTTGGAGAACGCCCGCGAGCGCATTGTTTCCTTTATCGCCGATCTCGTCGACGACGCGGGATCTGAGGGCGCCGTCCTCGGGCTCTCTGGCGGGATCGACTCGACGCTGACTGCCCACCTCGCGGTCGAAGCGCTCGGCGAGGACGGCCTCCACGGGATCACGATGCCCGCCGAGGTGAACGATCCGGACGTGATGAGCGACGCCGAGCGCGTCGCCCACGACCTCGGGATCGAGTACGACGTGGTCGAGATCCAGCCGATCGCGGAGTCCGTCTTCGACGCGTTCCCCGAGGCCGCCGACGACCGCATGGCGGCGGGGAACGTCTACGTCCGGACCCGCGCCGTGTTGAACTACTTCGTCGCCAACGCCGAGAACCGGATCGTGCTGGGAACCGGGAACCGCGCGGAGGCGATGACGGGCTACTTCACGAAGTACGGCGATCAGGCGGTCGACTGCAACCCGATCGGAAACCTGTACAAACAGCAGGTGCGCCAGCTGGCCGCGCACGTCGGCGTGCCCCGCGATCTGGTGATGCAGGAGCCGACCGCCGGCATGTGGGAGGGCCAGACCGACGCGGCGGAGATGGGACTCGACTACGACACCGTCGACGCGATCTTGGCGGTCCACGTCGACGGCGGGCTCTCTCGAGCGGCGACGGTCCGCGAACTCGACGTGCCGGAGGAGGCCGTCGACCGCGTCGTCGAACTCGTCGAGCGCAGCGCTCACAAACGATCGATGCCGCCCGCGCCCGAGCGCTAG
- a CDS encoding NUDIX hydrolase, with amino-acid sequence MSDDLRDLPAFDDGRTHSLPGEPEWPVREVVVEYDEGWFVGGYDRVEQPDGTEKKYYWAELSPATIVVAVADDQVLFVEQYRPTVRNTQLELPAGIVEPGESYTAAGARELAEETGFEPSSTSLLQEVWCSTGVLRHKRGYVFAEGLEPVDVDHDSNEFLVPRTVPIDEALAVAREPPTNDATLEGLLLAKADGCL; translated from the coding sequence GTGAGCGACGACCTCCGCGACCTGCCGGCCTTCGACGACGGGCGGACCCACTCGCTACCGGGCGAGCCGGAGTGGCCGGTCCGGGAGGTCGTCGTCGAGTACGACGAGGGGTGGTTCGTCGGCGGGTACGACCGCGTCGAGCAGCCCGACGGGACGGAGAAGAAGTACTACTGGGCGGAACTGTCGCCCGCGACGATCGTGGTCGCGGTCGCCGACGACCAGGTGTTGTTCGTCGAGCAGTACCGACCGACCGTGCGGAACACCCAACTGGAGCTTCCCGCGGGGATCGTCGAGCCCGGCGAGTCGTACACCGCCGCCGGCGCCCGCGAACTCGCCGAGGAGACCGGATTTGAACCGTCGTCGACATCGCTGCTGCAGGAGGTGTGGTGTTCAACTGGGGTTCTCCGGCACAAACGCGGCTACGTGTTTGCCGAGGGGTTAGAGCCGGTCGACGTCGACCACGACAGCAACGAGTTCCTCGTCCCGCGGACGGTCCCGATCGACGAGGCGCTGGCGGTCGCCCGAGAGCCGCCGACCAACGACGCGACGCTGGAGGGGTTGCTGTTGGCCAAAGCGGACGGCTGTTTATAA
- a CDS encoding DUF5787 family protein, with amino-acid sequence MEFRFELALCAALESPDRVVARQLGAGIENPGGRIVDVCVLTPGPGFDRRAAITPDRIPDPAIEAAVGPGEAVPLKKAFDLPPDRAEAVAERAAEVGYLERERRDGRPIVRATARYPDDWVGSLTAIENKPDLGTPGDLAAQLRYDAALGLFDEVVLATASYVTRAHLNRIPEAVGVWRFDPDTGEREVVRESTPFEPDAPGVEIREERALQTDVALVDPAAKARKRRRIAERAYGKGWRPDPPGCAHASTTADGRPHCNRFDRIVDPGRDCGAPCRAHEPADPPATDRGPLRDERTAWVADPTGDGPRRQSGLSRFL; translated from the coding sequence ATGGAGTTCCGGTTCGAGTTGGCGCTGTGTGCCGCGCTCGAGTCGCCGGACCGCGTCGTCGCCCGCCAGCTCGGGGCCGGGATCGAAAACCCCGGCGGCCGGATCGTCGACGTCTGCGTGCTGACGCCCGGCCCGGGGTTCGACCGCCGCGCGGCGATCACGCCCGACCGGATCCCGGATCCCGCGATCGAGGCAGCAGTCGGTCCCGGCGAGGCGGTTCCCCTCAAGAAGGCGTTCGACCTCCCGCCGGACCGTGCTGAGGCGGTCGCCGAACGCGCGGCGGAAGTTGGCTACCTCGAACGCGAGCGCCGAGACGGGCGCCCGATCGTGCGCGCGACCGCCCGCTACCCCGACGACTGGGTCGGCTCGCTGACCGCGATCGAGAACAAGCCGGACCTCGGTACGCCCGGCGATCTGGCAGCTCAACTGCGATACGACGCCGCGCTCGGACTGTTCGACGAGGTCGTGCTCGCGACCGCCTCCTACGTCACCCGTGCGCATCTCAATCGGATCCCCGAGGCGGTCGGCGTCTGGCGGTTCGATCCCGACACGGGCGAGCGCGAGGTCGTTCGGGAGTCGACGCCCTTCGAACCCGACGCGCCCGGCGTCGAGATTCGGGAGGAACGCGCGCTCCAGACGGATGTGGCGCTCGTCGACCCCGCCGCGAAGGCGCGAAAGCGCCGCCGGATCGCCGAGCGCGCCTACGGGAAGGGATGGCGCCCGGATCCCCCGGGCTGCGCGCACGCGTCGACGACTGCTGACGGGCGCCCGCACTGCAATCGGTTCGATCGGATCGTCGATCCCGGGCGCGACTGCGGTGCGCCCTGTCGCGCGCACGAGCCTGCGGATCCCCCCGCAACCGACCGGGGCCCCCTCCGTGACGAGCGGACCGCGTGGGTGGCCGATCCCACCGGTGACGGTCCGCGTCGGCAGTCGGGCCTCTCGCGGTTCCTGTAG
- a CDS encoding cyclic nucleotide-binding/CBS domain-containing protein — MDEIDDVFVARLMTSDIHTVTPDTLVEDAAAVLLDNDISSALVVDDDGALVGILTTTDFVDIVAKSQPKAETTVERYMTRDPITAGAQDSVSAVASLMVEHGFHHVPVVDGDTPIGIITTSDFAAYVSSPETLSP, encoded by the coding sequence ATGGACGAGATCGATGACGTGTTCGTCGCGCGGCTGATGACGAGCGACATTCACACCGTAACGCCCGACACGCTGGTCGAGGACGCGGCGGCTGTGTTGCTCGACAACGACATTAGCTCGGCGCTGGTCGTCGACGACGACGGCGCCTTAGTCGGTATCCTCACCACGACGGACTTCGTCGACATCGTCGCGAAGAGCCAGCCGAAGGCGGAGACGACCGTCGAGCGGTACATGACGCGCGATCCGATCACGGCCGGCGCGCAGGACTCCGTCTCGGCCGTCGCGTCGCTCATGGTCGAACACGGATTCCACCACGTGCCCGTCGTCGACGGTGACACGCCCATCGGGATCATCACGACCTCCGACTTCGCCGCGTACGTCTCCTCGCCGGAGACGCTGTCGCCGTAG
- a CDS encoding LLM class flavin-dependent oxidoreductase, whose protein sequence is MSDHLHLNLFTMASVEHVSPGSWTYPGDRSPEYTDREYWTEVARTAERGGFDAVFFADVRGIYDVYGDDRETAVEKAVQTPASDPQLVVPAMAEVTDDLGFAITRSTTYTHPYQLAREFSTLDHLTDGRVAINVVTSYLQSAAENLGLSERMDKQTRYDRADEFLDVCYKLWEESWDDDAVEIDREAGRYTDPEKVSTIDHEGEHFSVPGPHGCEPSPQRTPVIYQAGSSDRGREFAAANAEAVFASQPTEEGVREYVTDVKSRAADHGRDPESLRFFIGVVPVVGETEAAAEAKHEAYKSHVDVEATLALLSGFLDMDLSELDPDQKVEHIETDAIQGTMNAFTKAQPDREWTVREVAEFCGLGTTSPTIVGTPEQVVDDLEHWHEAVGVDGFNVKEVVRPDSLTDFVDLVVPELRERGLVPDPDDAGDSPRGDGTLRERLLGTGQSQLRDDHPAKQ, encoded by the coding sequence ATGTCCGACCATTTGCATCTCAACCTCTTCACCATGGCCTCGGTCGAGCACGTCTCGCCCGGGTCGTGGACGTACCCTGGCGACCGATCGCCGGAGTACACCGACCGCGAGTACTGGACCGAGGTCGCCCGGACTGCCGAACGCGGCGGCTTCGACGCGGTCTTCTTCGCCGACGTGCGCGGGATCTACGACGTGTACGGCGACGACCGCGAGACGGCCGTCGAGAAGGCGGTTCAGACGCCTGCGAGCGACCCGCAGCTCGTCGTTCCCGCGATGGCGGAGGTCACCGACGACCTCGGCTTCGCGATCACGCGCTCGACCACCTACACCCACCCCTACCAGCTCGCGCGGGAGTTCTCCACGCTCGATCATCTCACCGACGGGCGGGTCGCGATCAACGTCGTCACCTCGTACCTCCAGTCGGCCGCCGAGAACCTCGGGCTCTCCGAGCGGATGGACAAGCAGACGCGATACGACCGTGCAGACGAGTTCCTCGACGTCTGTTACAAGCTCTGGGAGGAGTCGTGGGACGACGACGCCGTCGAGATCGATCGCGAGGCGGGCCGGTACACCGATCCAGAGAAAGTCTCGACGATCGACCACGAGGGCGAGCACTTCTCGGTGCCCGGTCCCCACGGCTGCGAGCCCTCTCCCCAGCGGACGCCCGTGATCTATCAGGCGGGCTCGTCGGACCGGGGTCGGGAGTTCGCAGCGGCCAACGCTGAGGCCGTCTTCGCCAGCCAGCCGACCGAGGAGGGCGTCCGCGAGTACGTGACGGACGTGAAGTCGCGCGCGGCGGACCACGGGAGAGACCCCGAGAGCCTCCGCTTTTTCATCGGCGTTGTACCCGTCGTCGGCGAGACGGAGGCGGCCGCCGAGGCGAAACACGAGGCGTACAAAAGTCACGTCGACGTCGAGGCGACGCTCGCGCTCCTCTCCGGATTCCTTGACATGGACCTGTCGGAACTCGACCCCGATCAGAAGGTCGAACACATCGAGACCGACGCGATTCAAGGGACGATGAACGCGTTCACCAAGGCCCAGCCGGACCGCGAGTGGACCGTCCGCGAGGTCGCCGAGTTCTGCGGGCTCGGAACCACCTCGCCGACGATCGTCGGCACCCCGGAGCAGGTCGTCGACGACCTGGAGCACTGGCACGAGGCGGTCGGCGTCGACGGCTTCAACGTGAAGGAGGTCGTCCGCCCCGACTCGCTGACCGATTTCGTCGACCTCGTCGTCCCCGAACTGCGCGAGCGAGGGCTCGTCCCGGACCCCGACGATGCGGGTGACTCGCCCCGCGGCGACGGCACCCTCCGAGAGCGACTTCTCGGGACAGGTCAGTCTCAACTCCGCGACGACCACCCAGCGAAGCAGTGA
- a CDS encoding deoxyuridine 5'-triphosphate nucleotidohydrolase has translation MFDSGQTVATALNAGGADLDDTQRQPNGVDLTVGAIYEQTEPGAIRRDGKRVGEREEIEPEDGAYRLEAGTYVVRYGEPVRIPDERIGFVLPRSTLLRNSCTIDTAVWDAGYEGVGEGRLDVGHAIAIEPGARIAQLVLATADHDGTYDGTYQGERL, from the coding sequence ATGTTCGACTCAGGACAGACGGTCGCGACGGCGCTCAACGCGGGCGGCGCCGACCTCGACGACACACAGCGACAGCCGAACGGCGTCGACCTGACGGTCGGTGCGATCTACGAGCAGACGGAGCCGGGCGCGATCCGCCGCGACGGCAAGCGGGTCGGCGAGCGCGAGGAGATCGAACCGGAGGACGGCGCGTACCGGCTGGAAGCAGGCACGTACGTGGTCCGGTACGGTGAACCGGTTCGGATCCCCGACGAGCGGATCGGCTTTGTGCTCCCGCGGTCGACGCTGCTGCGCAACTCCTGTACTATCGACACCGCGGTCTGGGACGCGGGCTACGAAGGCGTCGGCGAGGGGCGCCTCGACGTGGGCCACGCGATCGCGATCGAGCCGGGAGCGCGGATCGCCCAGCTAGTGCTCGCGACGGCCGACCATGACGGGACCTACGACGGGACGTATCAAGGCGAGCGGCTCTAG